One Microbacterium esteraromaticum genomic window carries:
- a CDS encoding dihydrofolate reductase family protein, translating to MATHYYTASSLDGFIATSEHSLDWLLTQDIDLGGPMAYPEFIARIGALAMGASTFEWIMRHEDGRWDYEQPTWVFAHRELTAPEKGDVRFAKGDVRSIHAEMTAAADGKDLWVVGGGDLAGQFADAGLLDEIWVQYAPVTLGSGAPLLPRRMDLELIDVDRNRAFACARYRVLTAVKNGAHA from the coding sequence ATGGCCACCCACTACTACACAGCCTCGTCACTCGACGGATTCATCGCGACGAGCGAGCACTCGCTCGACTGGCTTCTGACACAGGACATCGACCTGGGAGGCCCCATGGCCTATCCGGAGTTCATCGCGAGGATCGGTGCGCTCGCGATGGGGGCGTCGACGTTCGAGTGGATCATGCGTCATGAAGACGGGCGCTGGGACTACGAGCAGCCGACCTGGGTGTTCGCGCACCGCGAGCTCACCGCGCCTGAGAAGGGCGATGTGCGATTCGCGAAGGGTGACGTGCGGTCGATCCACGCGGAGATGACCGCCGCCGCAGACGGGAAGGATCTGTGGGTCGTCGGCGGGGGAGACCTCGCGGGGCAGTTCGCCGACGCCGGACTGCTGGATGAGATCTGGGTGCAGTACGCGCCGGTGACGCTCGGGTCCGGCGCCCCACTGCTGCCGCGTCGGATGGATCTCGAACTGATCGATGTCGATCGGAACCGGGCGTTCGCCTGCGCGCGCTATCGTGTGCTGACCGCAGTGAAGAATGGAGCGCACGCATGA
- the miaB gene encoding tRNA (N6-isopentenyl adenosine(37)-C2)-methylthiotransferase MiaB, translated as MSSLSSEPTIIAPSDAAITADGRRRSYEVRTFGCQMNVHDSERLSGSLESAGYVRADAGDEADIVIINTCAVRDNAAGKLYGTLGHLKSRKDKHEGMQIAVGGCLAQMDQQAVLDKAPWVDVVFGTHNMGSLPGLLERARHNGEAELEILESLEIFPSTLPTKRDSAHSGWVSISVGCNNTCTFCIVPSLRGKEKDRRPGDILNEIRLLVEDGAIEVTLLGQNVNSYGVEFGDRQAFSKLLRAAGEIEGLERIRFTSPHPAAFTDDVIDAMAETPNVMPQLHMPLQSGSDSILKAMRRSYRSSRYLGIIERVRERIPHAAITTDIIVGFPGETDEDFEDTMRVVEQSRFSGAFTFQYSIREGTPAATMENQVPKEVVQQRYDRLIALQERISLEENQKQVGREVEVLVSVGEGKKDAETHRLTGRAEDNRLVHFEVTPGSELPRPGDVVTVRITHGAPFHLLADDPTGAPLRIRRTRGGDAWDRAQAASCGVPAPAGESGAPRAVSLGLPTLRPVGS; from the coding sequence TCGGGATCGCTCGAGAGCGCGGGGTATGTGCGAGCGGATGCCGGCGACGAGGCCGACATCGTGATCATCAACACCTGCGCCGTCCGTGACAACGCCGCCGGGAAGCTGTACGGCACCCTCGGCCACCTCAAGTCCCGCAAGGACAAGCACGAGGGCATGCAGATCGCCGTCGGCGGCTGCCTCGCGCAGATGGATCAGCAGGCGGTGCTCGACAAGGCGCCGTGGGTCGACGTCGTCTTCGGCACGCACAACATGGGCTCGCTGCCGGGCCTGCTCGAGCGCGCCCGCCACAACGGAGAGGCCGAGCTCGAAATCCTCGAGTCGCTCGAGATCTTCCCCTCCACGCTGCCCACCAAACGCGACTCCGCGCACAGCGGATGGGTGTCGATCTCAGTCGGCTGCAACAACACGTGCACCTTCTGCATCGTTCCGAGTCTGCGTGGGAAGGAGAAGGACCGTCGGCCGGGCGACATCCTCAACGAGATCCGCCTCCTCGTGGAGGACGGAGCCATCGAGGTCACGCTGCTGGGCCAGAACGTGAACTCGTACGGCGTCGAGTTCGGCGACCGCCAGGCGTTCAGCAAGCTGCTGCGCGCCGCGGGCGAGATCGAGGGCCTCGAGCGGATCCGCTTCACCAGTCCGCACCCTGCGGCGTTCACCGACGACGTCATCGACGCGATGGCGGAGACGCCGAACGTCATGCCGCAGCTGCACATGCCCCTGCAGTCGGGAAGCGACAGCATCCTCAAGGCGATGCGCCGCTCGTACCGCAGCTCGCGCTACCTCGGCATCATCGAGCGCGTGCGAGAGCGCATCCCGCACGCCGCGATCACCACCGACATCATCGTCGGCTTCCCCGGCGAGACCGACGAGGACTTCGAGGACACGATGCGCGTCGTCGAGCAGTCCCGGTTCTCAGGCGCCTTCACCTTCCAGTACTCCATCCGCGAGGGCACGCCGGCAGCCACAATGGAGAACCAGGTTCCCAAGGAGGTCGTGCAGCAGCGCTACGACCGCCTCATCGCCCTGCAGGAGCGCATCTCGCTCGAAGAGAACCAGAAGCAGGTGGGCCGCGAGGTCGAGGTGCTGGTATCGGTGGGCGAGGGCAAGAAGGATGCCGAGACGCACCGTCTCACGGGCCGTGCGGAGGACAACCGCCTCGTCCACTTCGAGGTGACTCCCGGCTCCGAGCTGCCTCGACCTGGAGATGTCGTCACGGTGAGGATCACTCACGGAGCACCGTTCCATCTGCTCGCGGACGACCCGACCGGAGCTCCTCTTCGCATCCGCCGCACCCGCGGCGGTGACGCATGGGACCGCGCTCAGGCGGCGTCGTGTGGCGTGCCCGCACCGGCCGGTGAGTCGGGCGCACCCCGAGCGGTCTCGCTCGGCCTGCCGACGCTGCGGCCCGTCGGATCTTGA
- the miaA gene encoding tRNA (adenosine(37)-N6)-dimethylallyltransferase MiaA: MTGSPAPHHGPRLWAIVGATGTGKSELALDLAEHLRRQGSPAEIVNADAMQLYRGMDIGTAKLRIDERRGIAHHLLDVRDVSDEAAVAWYQPIAREAISGIHARGGDAILVGGSGLYVSSVIFDFRFPPRDAAVRSRLEAELAESGAGELFERLRQRDPATAARIDPKNGRRVVRALEVIEQGGSTHGAALPDEPELWHPRTRIIGLHTPREQLVERLDRRVERMWREGMLGEVERLRADGIEGGVTASRAIGYAQALAQLRGEMTQDAAIAETQALTRRYARRQVSWFKRYADIEWVEHPVDMSALAN; the protein is encoded by the coding sequence TTGACCGGCAGCCCCGCACCGCATCACGGGCCGCGCCTGTGGGCGATCGTCGGCGCCACCGGCACAGGCAAGAGCGAGCTGGCCCTCGACCTCGCCGAACACCTGCGCAGACAGGGCAGCCCTGCCGAGATCGTCAACGCCGACGCCATGCAGCTGTACCGGGGCATGGACATCGGCACAGCCAAGCTCCGCATCGACGAGAGACGGGGCATCGCGCACCACCTGCTCGACGTCCGCGATGTCTCGGACGAGGCGGCCGTCGCCTGGTATCAGCCGATCGCCAGAGAGGCGATCAGCGGAATCCACGCTCGAGGGGGAGACGCGATCCTCGTCGGCGGATCAGGACTGTACGTCTCGAGTGTGATCTTCGACTTCCGCTTCCCGCCGAGGGATGCCGCCGTCAGGTCGCGACTGGAGGCAGAGCTCGCGGAGAGCGGTGCCGGAGAGCTCTTCGAGCGGCTGCGTCAGCGGGACCCGGCGACCGCGGCGCGGATCGATCCGAAGAACGGCCGGCGTGTCGTCCGTGCGCTCGAGGTGATCGAGCAGGGCGGCTCCACGCATGGCGCCGCCCTGCCGGACGAGCCCGAGCTGTGGCATCCGCGGACCCGCATCATCGGGTTGCACACACCGAGGGAGCAGCTGGTCGAGCGCCTCGACCGGCGGGTCGAGCGCATGTGGCGCGAAGGGATGCTCGGCGAGGTCGAGCGGCTGCGCGCCGACGGCATCGAGGGCGGAGTCACGGCGTCGCGCGCGATCGGGTACGCCCAGGCGCTCGCACAGCTGCGGGGCGAGATGACGCAGGATGCGGCGATCGCCGAGACGCAGGCCCTCACCCGACGTTACGCGCGCAGGCAGGTGTCGTGGTTCAAGCGCTATGCCGACATCGAATGGGTCGAGCATCCCGTCGACATGTCCGCTCTGGCCAACTGA